In Naumovozyma dairenensis CBS 421 chromosome 2, complete genome, the following are encoded in one genomic region:
- the RAD2 gene encoding ssDNA endodeoxyribonuclease RAD2 (similar to Saccharomyces cerevisiae RAD2 (YGR258C); ancestral locus Anc_5.51), with protein MGVHSFWDVVARTSKPVRLESLQDKKMAIDASIWIYQFLKAVRDENGNKVKNSHITGFFRRICKLLYFGIKPVFVFDGGVPVLKRETIRQRREIRQGKRDDASRTAKKILALQLLQKNNGTQDGQTSPGKKKNESTKTTKNTTLFKPDDDWDLPEIEGFKYDLSDQRVNTAKKFENVISNMDDELDTIDLDSINPASKEFEELPKSTQYMVLSTLRLRSRLRMGYTKEQLEDIFPNSLDFSKFQINMVKRRNFYTQKLMNVTGLHDSGASKLNDEVINRISGQLHKEYKLQKTENGWALGLGEMDGSEVQKAIILDKPSNNTNTEVHTQVNDTHTKSKSSVPQEVKTEDEDEEDEFDWEDVDLKANKEKEVEDFSLSAARLPKLDEVRQAVGSQSFLDTRPNQVSPLKKSQRSIIRHVDINDESDHSDNDEDYLDQIEEIEMMEAYQKSLLDARTMKAKKTNKIEDSEKENIAEQQTKQFLATLPDEILSKEKTVTSKSINNVSSTITNDVKVLPPVVPQINSNATHPNLTETEQNLNFIVGKIPNSSFLFQSPTREIINEVDESVSEKEEEKKLPPPEVPAWFQTVSNVEATNPFTTSNFVQDKKIADLNSNEKNNNNADGDFKLVSGFDAEDLLEVQQNSAPLIEDDTLIEEVQPTTNIETKEDSAENNDIGESTTEKPQKRKPLIFNYDFSDEEEENLTENIRKEQQEFEAFKDLTLLNGKASGSTSSLIDKAFMEDELYEQQMKDKRDSDEVTPDMVQDVQDLLSRFGIPFIVAPMEAEAQCAELLHLNLVDGIVTDDSDVFLFGGSKVYKNMFHEKNYVEFYDSASILRNIGLDRINMIEMAQLLGSDYTNGVKGMGPVSSLEIIAEFGNLRKFKEWYEEGQFNEKKQENESKFEKDLRKRLVKNEIVFDSNFPSELVKDAYLNPEVDHDKTKFIWNFPDLDLLREFLKRKIGWPQEKSDEVLIPLIQDINKRKKQGKQRSISDFFPSEYLEGSNAMNMSKRLATAAGKMKKRRME; from the coding sequence ATGGGTGTTCATTCATTTTGGGATGTAGTTGCAAGAACGTCAAAACCAGTACGTCTCGAATCTCTTCAAGACAAAAAGATGGCAATCGATGCCTCTATCTGGATATACCAATTTTTAAAGGCTGTTAGAGATGAAAATGGGAATAAAGTCAAAAATTCTCACATTACTGGGTTTTTCAGAAGAAtttgtaaattattatattttggtATAAAACctgtatttgtatttgacGGTGGTGTTCCCgttttgaaaagagaaaCCATTAGACAAAGAAGGGAAATTAGACAAGGTAAGAGAGATGATGCTTCAAGGACAGctaagaaaatattagcTTTACAGTTGTTacagaaaaataatggCACTCAAGATGGACAAACATCTCCtgggaagaagaaaaatgaatctACTAAAACTACTAAAAATACTACTTTGTTTAAACCAGATGATGATTGGGATTTACCTGAAATAGAAGGATTTAAGTATGATTTAAGTGATCAAAGAGTCAATACTGctaagaaatttgaaaatgttattaGTAATATGGATGATGAACTAGATACTATTGATTTGGATTCTATTAATCCTGCATCaaaagaatttgaagaattgcCAAAATCCACTCAATATATGGTTTTATCCACTTTAAGGTTAAGATCAAGATTAAGGATGGGTTATACAAAGGAACAGTTGGAAGATATATTCCCAAATAGTTTGGATTTCTCcaaattccaaattaatATGGTGAAAAGAAGGAATTTTTATACTcagaaattgatgaatgTAACAGGACTTCACGATAGTGGTGCCtcaaaattgaatgatgaagTTATCAATAGAATATCAGGGCAATTacataaagaatataaattaCAGAAGACAGAAAATGGTTGGGCCCTAGGGCTAGGTGAAATGGATGGATCTGAAGTTCAGAAAGCTATTATATTGGATAAACCtagtaataatacaaatactGAAGTCCATACTCAGGTAAATGACACACATACAAAAAGTAAAAGTTCGGTACCGCAAGAGGTTAAaactgaagatgaagatgaagaagacgaGTTCGACTGGGAAGACGTAGATTTGAAAGCAaataaggaaaaagaaGTGGAAGATTTTTCGCTAAGCGCAGCAAGATTACCAAAACTAGATGAAGTTCGACAAGCTGTAGGCAGCCAGTCATTCTTAGATACAAGACCAAATCAAGTATCACCGCTTAAAAAATCACAACGTTCCATAATACGGCATGTCGATATCAACGACGAGAGTGATCATagtgataatgatgaagattatTTAGATCAAATTGAGGAAATAGAAATGATGGAAGCGTATCAAAAATCTCTTCTAGATGCCCGTACCATGAAGgcaaaaaaaacaaataaaatcGAGGACTCCGAAAAGGAGAACATTGCTGAGCAGCAAACGAAACAATTCCTCGCAACATTACCTGATGAGATTTTGAGTAAAGAAAAAACGGTGACATCgaaatcaattaataatgtttCTTCGACGATTACAAATGATGTTAAAGTTTTGCCACCCGTTGTTCCCCAAATCAACAGCAATGCTACACATCCTAATTTAACTGAAACAGAACAAAATCTAAATTTCATTGTGGGAAAGATTCCCAATAGTTCCTTCCTTTTCCAGTCACCCACTAGAGAAATAATTAACGAAGTAGATGAGTCTGTTTctgaaaaagaagaagaaaagaaattaccTCCACCCGAAGTTCCAGCTTGGTTTCAAACAGTTTCAAATGTTGAAGCGACCAATCCATTTACAACATCGAATTTTGTTCAAGATAAGAAAATTGCTGACTTAAATTCTAACGagaaaaataacaataacgCAGATGGTGATTTCAAATTAGTTTCAGGGTTTGATGCAGAAGATCTATTAGAGGTACAACAGAATTCAGCTCCACTAATTGAAGATGACACACTTATCGAAGAAGTACAACCAACGACAAATATAGAGACGAAAGAAGATAGTGCAGAGAATAATGACATTGGAGAGAGTACCACCGAAAAACCGCAAAAAAGGAAGCCATTAATCTTCAATTATGATTTCTCagatgaagaggaagaaaatcTTACTGAGAATATTAGGaaagaacaacaagagTTTGAAGCCTTTAAAGACCTAACATTATTGAACGGCAAAGCGTCAGGGTCCACTAGTAGTCTAATTGATAAAGCTTTCATGGAAGATGAACTATACGAGCAGCAAATGAAAGATAAAAGAGATTCTGATGAAGTTACACCAGATATGGTTCAAGATGTTCAAGACTTGCTTTCAAGATTTGGTATTCCCTTCATTGTCGCACCTATGGAAGCAGAAGCCCAATGTGCTGAGTTGTTACATTTGAACTTAGTTGATGGAATAGTAACTGATGATAGTGATGTATTTCTTTTCGGGGGATCAAAAGTCTATAAGAATATGTTCCATGAGAAAAACTATGTGGAATTTTATGACAGTGCATCAATCCTTAGAAATATAGGGCTGGACCGTATAAATATGATTGAAATGGCACAGCTATTGGGTAGTGATTACACAAATGGTGTTAAAGGTATGGGACCTGTTTCAAGTTTAGAGATAATTGCAGAATTTGGTAACTTgagaaaattcaaagaatggTATGAGGAGGGACAATTTAACgaaaaaaaacaagaaaatgaatctaaatttgaaaaagatcTTAGGAAAAGATTagtgaaaaatgaaatagtTTTCGATTCTAATTTCCCCAGTGAATTAGTTAAAGATGCGTATTTAAATCCGGAAGTTGACCAtgataaaacaaaatttatATGGAACTTCCCAGATCTGGATTTATTAAGAGAATTCctcaaaaggaaaattgGGTGGCCGCAAGAGAAATCGGACGAGGTTTTAATCCCACTAATCCAGGATATCAATAAACGTAAAAAGCAAGGGAAACAAAGGAGTATCTCGGACTTCTTCCCAAGTGAATATTTGGAAGGAAGTAATGCTATGAACATGAGTAAAAGATTAGCCACAGCTGCAggaaagatgaagaaaagaaggatGGAGTAG
- the MTM1 gene encoding Mtm1p (similar to Saccharomyces cerevisiae MTM1 (YGR257C); ancestral locus Anc_5.53), with product MSNNAKDELTLQQRMLSACSGSLLTSLTLTPMDVVRIRLQQQELLPDCSCGPIEKVITASVSKQKLKTDLSTVQAKLVAPIINKNKLFWESPCFQQLNCKNSSVRFNSTWEAFTKISKLEGITTLWRGISINLLMAVPANIVYFTGYEYMRDNSPISKSFPNFNPLLCGAFARIVAATVVAPLELTKTKLQSIPRSSKSTSSWMLIRELLKETRQEMKVNGIYRALFKGLEITLWRDVPFSAIYWGSYEFCKNHFWIDTDPSLNVNWIQFINSFVSGSVSGTLAAIFTHPFDVGKTRWQISFFNAPDKALVTSSKNNKAVVSKNMFKFLGNIWKTEGAGALYVGLLPRIIKIAPSCAIMISSYEISKKIFNS from the coding sequence ATGAGTAATAATGCAAAAGATGAGTTGACTTTACAACAACGAATGTTAAGTGCTTGTTCAGGTTCTCTATTAACTTCGTTGACATTAACACCGATGGATGTAGTTAGAATTAGATtgcaacaacaagaacTATTACCAGATTGTTCCTGTGGACCCATAGAGAAAGTTATAACAGCATCTGTCAGTAAACAGAAACTAAAGACAGATTTATCCACAGTCCAAGCAAAGTTGGTAGCACCGATAATAAACAAGAATAAATTGTTTTGGGAAAGTCCATGCTTTCAACAACTTAATTGTAAAAACTCGTCGGTACGGTTTAATAGTACTTGGGAAGCCTTTACAAAGATATCAAAACTAGAAGGGATTACTACATTATGGAGAGGAATTTCAATTAACCTTCTCATGGCAGTTCCTGCTAATATTGTCTATTTTACTGGTTATGAATACATGCGAGATAATTCACCTATATCTAAAAGTTTTCCTAACTTTAATCCACTACTCTGTGGGGCGTTTGCAAGAATAGTAGCAGCTACTGTAGTGGCTCCTTTGGAACTAACAAAGACTAAATTACAAAGTATACCGAGGTCGTCGAAATCTACAAGTTCATGGATGCTAATAAGAGAATTGCTAAAGGAAACGAGGCAAGAAATGAAAGTTAATGGTATTTATAGAGCTCTTTTTAAAGGTTTAGAAATAACATTATGGAGAGATGTCCCGTTTAGTGCAATATATTGGGGATCTTACGAATTTTGTAAGAATCATTTTTGGATAGATACAGATCCTTCTTTAAATGTAAATTGGATCCAGTTTATAAACAGTTTTGTCAGCGGTTCTGTGAGTGGTACTCTTGCTGCCATTTTCACACACCCGTTTGATGTAGGCAAAACAAGATGGcaaatatcattttttaatGCACCGGATAAAGCACTGGTAACAAGTAGTAAGAACAATAAAGCAGTAGTTTCgaaaaatatgtttaaGTTCCTGGGGAATATATGGAAAACTGAAGGTGCAGGCGCGCTATATGTGGGGTTATTACCGAGAATTATCAAGATCGCACCCAGTTGTGCAATAATGATCTCTAGTTATGAGATctcaaagaaaatattcaattcataG
- the NOP19 gene encoding Nop19p (similar to Saccharomyces cerevisiae YGR251W; ancestral locus Anc_5.68) — protein sequence MSRAQEIQEKLDLQAKLQLALSNKSSKVAAWLESSTDETKDRSKEIEDAKELEDSKNAFFNLPVVQIGSGLHFAYNETSKDDIHTIGEFINSDKKISSLSKKKKRNEPTDVRNDIYRIAKDDTKAMVALKRKMRHGQKMALRQDLAESVNKKTSVEPESRNTSNAKNDAHSSSDDEADMRNQKSTKKTFGLLFNGNKKRRK from the coding sequence ATGAGTAGAGCCCAAGAAATACAAGAAAAACTGGATTTACAGGCTAAACTCCAGTTAGCGTTAAGcaataaatcatcaaaagTTGCCGCATGGTTAGAGTCTAGTACAGATGAAACTAAAGACCGTAGTAAGGAAATAGAAGACGCtaaagaattagaagataGTAAAAATGctttttttaatttgcCCGTCGTTCAAATTGGCTCTGGTTTACATTTTGCATATAACGAAACGTCTAAGGATGATATACATACTATTGgtgaatttattaatagtgataaaaaaattagttCTTTatccaaaaaaaagaaacgtAATGAACCTACAGATGTACGAAATGATATTTATAGAATTGCAAAGGATGATACGAAAGCTATGGTTGCAttgaagaggaagatgagGCATGGTCAAAAGATGGCACTCAGACAAGATCTAGCAGAATCGGTAAATAAGAAGACGTCAGTAGAGCCAGAAAGTAGAAACACTTCTAATGCTAAAAATGACGCTCATTCCAGTAGTGATGATGAGGCAGATATGCGAAATCAAAAATCCACTAAAAAGACATTCGGGTTGTTGTTCAACGGCAACAAAAAGAGGCGAAAGTAA
- the DBP8 gene encoding ATP-dependent RNA helicase DBP8 (similar to Saccharomyces cerevisiae DBP8 (YHR169W); ancestral locus Anc_5.69) — translation MSTSKQETFKSLGLSKWLYESLSAMKITQPTAIQSACIPEILKGRDCIGGAKTGSGKTIAFAGPMLTKWSEDPCGMFGVVLTPTRELAMQIAEQFTALGSSMNIRVAIVVGGQSIVEQAIQLQNKPHFIIATPGRLAHHIMNSGEDTVGGLKRTKFLVLDEADSLLTDSFAGDLATCIGALPPKHKRQTLLFTATITDQVRTLENAPAQDGKPSVFTYQVESVDKVAIPSTLKTEYILVPEHVKEAYLYQLLTCETYKDSSAIIFVNRAMTAEVLRRTLYHLDVRVASLHSYMPQQERTNSLHRFRANAARVLVATDVAARGLDIPIVELVINYDIPSDPDTFIHRAGRTARAGRSGDAISFVTQRDVSRIEAIEERINKKMDESDKVHDTAVIRKALTKVTKAKRESLMAMEKENFGERQRIQRQKNMASKRHRE, via the coding sequence atgtcGACGTCTAAACAAGAAACTTTCAAATCCCTAGGTTTATCCAAATGGTTATATGAATCATTATCCGCAATGAAAATTACTCAACCAACGGCAATTCAATCAGCATGTATCCCTGAGATATTAAAAGGTAGAGATTGTATTGGTGGTGCTAAGACTGGTTCAGGTAAAACTATTGCATTTGCGGGGCCCATGCTAACTAAATGGTCAGAAGATCCATGTGGGATGTTTGGTGTCGTATTAACTCCAACCAGAGAACTAGCCATGCAAATTGCCGAACAGTTTACAGCACTTGGGAGTAGTATGAATATTCGTGTGGCCATCGTTGTTGGTGGTCAGAGTATTGTAGAACAAGCCATTCAATTGCAAAATAAACCTCATTTTATCATTGCTACTCCAGGGAGATTGGCTCATCACATTATGAATAGTGGTGAAGATACTGTTGGTGGATTGAAAAGAACCAAATTCTTGGTCCTCGATGAAGCGGATAGTTTATTGACTGATAGTTTTGCTGGAGATTTAGCTACATGTATAGGTGCTTTACCACCAAAGCATAAGAGACAAACTTTACTATTCACAGCCACGATAACTGATCAAGTAAGGACGTTGGAAAATGCCCCTGCCCAAGACGGGAAACCATCAGTATTTACTTACCAAGTGGAAAGTGTTGATAAAGTCGCAATTCCGTCAACTTTGAAGACagaatatattttggtGCCAGAACATGTAAAGGAAGCGTACTTATatcaattattaacatGTGAAACCTATAAAGATTCTAGTGCCATCATTTTCGTAAATAGAGCTATGACAGCAGAAGTTCTTCGAAGAACTTTGTATCACTTGGACGTCAGAGTTGCCTCATTACATTCCTATATGCCACAACaagaaagaacaaattCCTTACATAGATTCCGTGCCAATGCTGCTAGAGTATTAGTGGCAACAGACGTAGCTGCAAGAGGGTTGGATATTCCAATTGTAGAATTAGTTATTAATTATGATATTCCTTCTGATCCAGATACTTTTATTCATAGAGCAGGTAGAACTGCTCGTGCCGGTAGAAGTGGTGATGCCATATCGTTTGTTACTCAAAGAGACGTCTCCAGAATTGAAGCTATTGAAGAACGtataaacaaaaagatGGATGAGTCCGATAAAGTCCATGATACAGCCGTTATTAGAAAAGCTTTAACAAAGGTAACGAAAGCTAAGAGAGAATCTTTGATGGCAatggaaaaggaaaatttcGGGGAAAGACAAAGGATACAAAGGCAAAAGAATATGGCATCAAAGCGTCATAGAGAATAG
- the NDAI0B00910 gene encoding uncharacterized protein (ancestral locus Anc_5.74): MARADIVAILRPKVHDTIYKLIRLGYSFQDIVQESHINADFLKKTFKELGLNIQITTRITQRQSPIQRLIPSKQSQIPQTPSHVQSQPPPQLNKETTTVQPQMPQEQVITNVPSKKRAKTLPTCPHEMVHSHTNNAEKPINIPNRPISTTESPRRTTSLSNGNGLPKVPRNNVDANDLVPEKKDKNARADQYDDVIEVKFNEFVTNTREQMRKFGRELGTLGVQEEVISELRRTMAQGLYNLVQDVQSLKRNSEEDRNDDSNDYKRRRLTSG; the protein is encoded by the coding sequence ATGGCCAGAGCAGACATAGTTGCGATCCTTCGACCCAAAGTGCATGACACTATTTACAAATTAATTCGTCTGGGATATTCCTTCCAGGATATAGTACAAGAATCCCACATAAATGCtgattttttaaaaaaaacttTTAAAGAATTGGGTTTAAACATTCAAATCACAACAAGAATAACGCAAAGGCAGTCTCCAATACAGCGTTTGATACCATCAAAACAATCACAGATACCACAAACTCCGTCTCATGTTCAATCCCAGCCACCACCTCAGTTGAATAAGGAGACAACAACGGTACAACCGCAGATGCCACAAGAACAAGTCATAACTAATGTACCATCGAAGAAAAGAGCAAAAACGCTACCTACCTGTCCTCATGAAATGGTACATAGCCACACGAACAATGCAGAAAAACCAATAAATATCCCGAACAGACCAATTTCCACCACTGAGTCGCCTCGAAGAACTACTTCCCTTTCCAATGGTAATGGGCTGCCCAAAGTCCCGAGGAATAATGTTGATGCTAATGATCTCGTACCAGAGAAGAAGGATAAGAACGCTAGGGCTGATCAATATGATGATGTGATCGAAgttaaatttaatgaatttgttACGAACACAAGAGAACAAATGAGGAAATTTGGAAGAGAACTTGGTACATTGGGAGTTCAAGAAGAAGTCATTTCCGAATTAAGACGTACTATGGCCCAAGGGTTATATAATTTAGTTCAAGATGTGCAGTCACTGAAAAGGAACTCAGAAGAGGATCGAAACGACGACTCAAACGACTATAAAAGACGAAGATTAACCTCTGGCTGA
- the NDAI0B00920 gene encoding alkene reductase (similar to Saccharomyces cerevisiae OYE2 (YHR179W); ancestral locus Anc_5.58) has protein sequence MPFVTNFQPVALKDTNLFKPTKIGNTELKHRAVMPPLTRMRAEHPGNIPNRKWAYEYYKQRSQRPGTMLITEGTFISPQAGGYDNAPGIWSQEQMDQWKHIFKGVHDNKSFIWVQLWSLGWQAFPDTLARDGLRYDSATDGSANIYMDEESELKAKKANNPQHGLTKNEIKQYIEEYVQAAKNSIACGADGIEIHSANGYLLNQFLDPMSNQRTDEYGNSIENRARFVLEVTDAVVKAVGPERVGIRFSPYGKFGNMSGGSDPDLLAEYCYILGELEKRAKNGKRLAYVHLVEPRVTNPFLKEGEGEYTDGTNDFAYSIWKGPIIRSGNLALHPEIAKDLLQDDRTLLGYGRFFIANPDLVDRLEYGEPLNKYDRSTFYAMTDKGYLDYPTYDETFEHRSGSVEPLTDKAYENHQNFDRTFEKRTI, from the coding sequence atGCCTTTCGTCACAAACTTTCAACCAGTTGCCTTAAAGGACACCAATCTGTTCAAGCCAACCAAGATTGGTAATACCGAGTTGAAACATCGTGCGGTGATGCCACCACTAACAAGAATGAGAGCAGAGCATCCTGGTAACATCCCTAATAGGAAATGGGCCTACGAGTATTATAAACAACGTTCTCAAAGGCCAGGTACCATGTTAATTACAGAAGGCACCTTTATCTCTCCCCAGGCTGGTGGTTATGACAACGCTCCAGGAATTTGGTCCCAAGAACAAATGGATCAATGGAAACATATCTTTAAAGGTGTtcatgataataaatcatttatttgGGTTCAATTATGGTCTCTAGGTTGGCAAGCATTCCCTGATACATTAGCTAGGGATGGTTTACGTTATGATTCTGCAACTGATGGTTCTGCTAACATTTATATGGATGAAGAATCTGAGTTGAAAGCTAAGAAGGCAAATAATCCGCAGCATGGATTGactaaaaatgaaataaagCAATATATTGAAGAGTACGTTCAAGCTGCGAAAAACTCCATTGCCTGCGGCGCTGATGGGATCGAGATACATTCAGCTAATGGGTATCTTTTAAATCAATTCTTAGACCCTATGTCTAATCAAAGAACTGACGAATACGGTAACTCTATCGAAAACAGAGCTCGTTTTGTCTTAGAAGTGACTGATGCTGTAGTAAAAGCTGTTGGTCCTGAAAGAGTTGGTATTAGATTCTCACCATACGggaaatttggaaatatgTCAGGTGGTTCTGATCCAGATTTACTTGCTGAATATTGTTATATTCTTGGTGAGTTGGAAAAGAGGGCTAAGAATGGTAAGAGATTAGCTTATGTTCATTTAGTTGAACCAAGAGTAACAAATCCCTTCTTAAAAGAAGGTGAAGGTGAATATACTGACGGTACCAATGATTTTGCATATTCCATTTGGAAAGGCCCAATTATTAGGTCTGGTAATCTAGCTTTGCATCCTGAAATTGCTAAAGATTTGCTTCAAGACGATAGAACCTTGTTGGGTTATGGTAGATTCTTCATTGCCAACCCTGATTTAGTTGATAGATTAGAATATGGTGAGCCCTTGAACAAGTATGATAGATCTACTTTCTACGCCATGACAGACAAGGGGTATTTGGATTATCCAACTTACGATGAGACATTCGAACACAGATCTGGCTCGGTAGAACCATTGACAGACAAAGCCTATGAAAACCATCAGAATTTCGATAGAACATTTGAAAAGCGAACCATATAA